A single genomic interval of Gossypium raimondii isolate GPD5lz chromosome 11, ASM2569854v1, whole genome shotgun sequence harbors:
- the LOC105802126 gene encoding uncharacterized protein LOC105802126, which produces MAEVPPSDGQVNAGGGTDPLASSETIGTKRQRRPSVRLGDIGGDQAYDSHVRRQSSSAAASVAKQWKHQSRHHSVNPSVAAASIKLSKTRALTNLNTDFNAKSQTLDDVREANNDTNNLDGVAVSSWRVKDSKKRGSASKRVRSNWVSNSNVDAEEKYSGGEDNDDFDMENSESPLKEQSHVHSLDNLGIDGKERQVLYHENNRRRPIRTRVSDRTEFSGPSDTNLRRCEEDSVRTWLDTLGLGRYAPIFEIHEVDDEILPLLTLEDLKDMGITAVGSRRKLFCAIQKLGKGFS; this is translated from the coding sequence ATGGCGGAGGTACCGCCGTCAGACGGCCAGGTAAACGCCGGCGGAGGGACCGACCCGTTGGCTTCATCTGAGACTATTGGAACGAAACGCCAGAGACGACCCAGCGTCCGTTTAGGCGACATCGGCGGCGACCAAGCTTATGATTCTCATGTCCGAAGACAGTCGTCTTCCGCCGCCGCATCCGTCGCCAAGCAATGGAAACATCAATCCCGCCACCATTCCGTAAATCCCTCAGTAGCCGCCGCGAGTATTAAATTATCCAAGACTCGCGCTTTAACCAATCTCAACACTGACTTCAACGCAAAGAGCCAAACCCTCGATGACGTAAGAGAAGCGAACAACGATACCAACAATTTAGATGGCGTGGCCGTTTCTAGCTGGAGAGTCAAAGATTCTAAGAAACGAGGCTCCGCCTCGAAGCGGGTCCGCTCCAATTGGGTTTCCAACAGTAATGTGGATGCCGAGGAGAAATACAGTGGCGGTGAAGACAACGACGATTTCGACATGGAGAACTCCGAAAGCCCCTTGAAAGAACAGAGTCATGTTCATTCTTTGGACAATTTGGGTATCGATGGCAAAGAAAGGCAAGTTCTTTATCATGAAAATAATCGAAGAAGGCCAATTCGAACTAGGGTTTCTGATAGAACTGAGTTTTCTGGGCCATCAGATACTAACTTAAGGCGGTGTGAGGAAGACAGCGTTAGAACCTGGTTGGATACTTTGGGTCTAGGACGATACGCCCCTATTTTCGAGATCCATGAGGTAGATGATGAGATTCTGCCATTGTTGACACTGGAAGATTTGAAGGATATGGGAATAACTGCAGTTGGCTCAAGAAGAAAACTCTTTTGTGCAATCCAAAAGCTCGGTAAAGGCTTTTCCTaa